A window of the Eleutherodactylus coqui strain aEleCoq1 chromosome 8, aEleCoq1.hap1, whole genome shotgun sequence genome harbors these coding sequences:
- the TMEM186 gene encoding transmembrane protein 186 codes for MAQLITGSFRITLLYQPLSVRLWKVSCRTSFTGCGQIICSPHGEFSKLLPSTTKNPQIETTRLFCTTSPLNTKTDDGAKFNLIYKFPAIRFWRTVSRLKLLQTALTILFLPPVYYYYLQGQITDGSVIYCTGIAIFAGIMLYSLSYYLQRLIGMVYVDDNLTTVKVSYLTFWGNRKNIFVPIADIKPLSETGDSKQEILRQFARYSTPDILYFTTRYGYVLDRKKFIAVFGELE; via the coding sequence ATGGCACAGCTCATCACTGGGTCCTTCCGGATCACATTGTTATACCAACCGCTTTCAGTGCGGTTGTGGAAAGTGTCTTGTAGGACCTCCTTTACTGGCTGTGGGCAAATTATTTGTTCTCCACATGGAGAGTTTTCCAAGTTACTGCCATCTACAACGAAGAATCCGCAGATAGAAACCACAAGGTTATTTTGTACAACTTCACCCCTCAACACAAAGACGGATGACGGCGCCAAGTTTAACTTGATTTACAAGTTTCCAGCAATTCGGTTCTGGAGGACGGTTTCCAGGCTGAAACTTTTGCAGACCGCACTGACCATCTTGTTTCTTCCCCCTGTGTATTATTACTATTTACAAGGGCAAATCACAGACGGTTCGGTTATTTATTGCACTGGAATTGCTATTTTTGCTGGCATCATGCTGTATAGTCTTAGTTATTACCTGCAGAGACTTATTGGGATGGTGTATGTGGATGACAACCTAACAACCGTGAAGGTTTCCTACTTGACATTTTGGGGaaacagaaaaaatatttttgttccAATTGCTGATATAAAACCGCTTTCAGAAACAGGAGACAGCAAGCAAGAAATTCTCCGTCAGTTTGCAAGATACAGCACACCAGACATTCTGTACTTCACTACTCGCTATGGTTATGTCTTGGATAGAAAGAAGTTCATTGCGGTTTTTGGAGAACTAGAATAA